A region of the Candidatus Neomarinimicrobiota bacterium genome:
TTTATTGGTGCCCTATACTCAGACGCTGAACTCCTGGAGCGGGCCATATCTCATTGTGAACAACGGATTGGAGAAATCGACTTGAGATCCGATCCATTCCCTTTTGATGTGACTTCCTATTATGATGATGAGATTGGTACTGCCATCTCCAGAATCATATTCAGCTTTGATGCCTTGTTATCTCCTGGGGAACTGGCACGTCTAAAAGTCATTTGCAATGAAATTGAGGATGCGTTGATGGTGGATGGATCCAGGAAGGTGAATCTGGATGTGGGCTATCTGGATTTTCACAAATTGGTCTTGGCCTCAGCCAAATACAATGGTCAAAAAATCTATTTAGATCGGGGCGTTTACGCAGATCCCACACTGTATTTTGAGGGAGGGCAATTCCATGCGTTTGAAAACACCTTCCCAGACTTTAAATCAAATACCTATCATTCAGTTTTTCTCAAAATCCGCAACACCTACAAGGCTCAGATCAAGACCTGAATCATTCACTAAACTTGAGATTCAGTTACCTTCTGTAACTCTCTTGCTCTGGTGTAGAATTCTTCCAGCTCCATCTCTTTCAAATAGACCAAACCATGGGCTGCTCTCACCCTTGGATGTGCGTTTTCGTACCAGAAATCGCGTCCCATCACCCGTTTCATATCCTGATGCTGCTGCACCTGAATGGCCTGGGCTAAACCTGAGAAGGGTCCGTTGAATTCGTGGCTGGGAAAAGGAGCGTCCACCTGTGACTGGAAACAATACTTGAATGTTTCCTTCATGATGGCCATGGAATTTAATGACACCGGCACAAAAATATTGGCATCTGTGGGTTGAAATTTGAACCAGACATTGCGATACCCCCACACCCTCAAGGGTGCGTCAGGATGTCTCTCTTTATAGAG
Encoded here:
- a CDS encoding DUF4416 family protein, which gives rise to MKTTQPQPVKYFIGALYSDAELLERAISHCEQRIGEIDLRSDPFPFDVTSYYDDEIGTAISRIIFSFDALLSPGELARLKVICNEIEDALMVDGSRKVNLDVGYLDFHKLVLASAKYNGQKIYLDRGVYADPTLYFEGGQFHAFENTFPDFKSNTYHSVFLKIRNTYKAQIKT